The following nucleotide sequence is from Aneurinibacillus soli.
TGAACTCGAGGTTGAATTGCAGAACGGTGAGACGGTGATATCGAGTGCTGAGAAAGCGCTTCGCACACTGGAGAAAACACCAGAAGAGATGTGGGATCGTCTGGCGAAGACGATTGCATCTGTTGAGACAACGCCTGAGAAGCAGCAGGAATGGCAAGAGAAGTTCCGTGGTCTGCTTGAGGACTGGAAGCTTGTACCAGGTGGGCGAATTGCGGCCGGTGCCGGTGCGAATGATGAATTGACGCTGTATAACTGCTACGTAATTCCTTCTCCGCATGACAGCCGGGGCGGCATTATGGATACGCTCGGTCAGATGACGGAGATTATGTCTCGAGGCGGCGGGGTTGGAATTAACCTTTCGAGTCTTCGCCCGCGCCGTGCGCAAGTCAAAGGCGTGAACGGATCGTCAAGCGGTTCCGTTTCATGGGGTGGATTGTTTAGTCATACGACCGGATTAATTGAGCAAGGTGGCTCAAGACGTGGTAAAACAAGGTAAATTAATCAAGTGTGCCACGTAACCCTGTGAACTGCTGGGAACTCTTTCGTTTGCATGTGTTACTTCAAAGATTAAGCATAATTGTGATTAAAATTTGAGGTGAATCACATGAAACAATATGATGCAAAAAGTGAACAGATTTGTGCAATCTGCGAAGAAATATTTTCTCATAATAAGCAGGGAAGATGACATTTTGCACAGATTGAAGGAAGTAAAAAGCACAATTGCATCGTATTTGTCGCGTTAGCTACAACGTAACTGGAAACGGTAGGCGTGAATGCTTGAAAATAACACGGCGGTAAAGACAATCAGCAGCCAAGCCCCTACGTCTTTTTACGAAAAAAGATATGGGGAAGGTCCAACGACCATCAAAAGCACACACGAATGTGTGGAAGCGAGTAGAGTAGGATTCAAGCGAATCCGAAGTGCAGGGGCGCCGCAGAACGGCGTAAGATATGGTCTCATCTCTAGGGTGACTTAGAGAGTCGGAGTAGCGATCCGACGTAAGGAATTGGCACTTATGTTAATGATGAACGACTGGCATCCTGACCTGCTGGAGTTCATTACCGTTAAACAAAATATGGGCATGATTACGAATGCGAATCTATCTGTTTGCATCAGCAACGGCTTCATGAAAGCCGTAAAAGAAGACCTCGACTGGGAGCTGAAATTCCCAGATACGACAGACCCGGAATACGATGAAGTATGGGACGGAAACTTTGATAAATGGCTGTCGCTCGGCAAAGAAGTGCGCGTATACAAAACGGTTCGCGCACGCGACGTGTGGCACATGCTTATTGAATCGGCATGGAAATCGGCTGAACCGGGTGTTGTATTCATGGAATACTACAACCAGATGTCGAACAGCTGGTATTTCAATCCGATTATTTGTACGAATCCGTGTGGGGAGCAAGGACTTCCAGGATGGGGCGTATGTAACCTGTCCGCTATTAATCTATCAAAATTCGTTACAGACGGTGAAGTCGATTGGGATAGCCTGTCTACAGCTGTCCGTTATTCTGTTCGTTTCCTCGATAACGTGGTCGACGCAACACCGTACCATTTCGAAGAAAACAAAGCCAATCAGAAAAACGAGCGCCGCGTAGGTCTGGGTACGATGGGCCTTGCGGAAATGATGATCGATCTGAAAATCCGTTACGGCAGCCCAGAATCGCTTGAATTCCTGGACAAGCTGTATGCATTTATCGCTCGTGAATCATACCTTGCATCTTCCGAAATTGCGGCGGAAAAAGGCAGCTTCCCGGCGTTTATTGCAGATAAATTCCTGGAGAGCGGCTTCATGAAGCAGTTCGATGATGAGCTGCGCGAAACGATCCGTACACAAGGGATGCGCAACGTAACCGTTCTGACACAGGCTCCTACCGGGTCAACTGGAACCATGGTCGGCACGAGTACAGGAATTGAGCCTTTCTATGCATTTGAATACTTCCGTCAGAGCCGCCTTGGCTTCGACAAGCAGTACGTGCCGATCGCGAAGCAATGGATGGAAGAGAATGATTCAGACACACTGCCGGATTACTTCGTAAGTGCGATGGACCTCCAAGCAGAAGATCACGTACGCGTACAGGGTGCAATCCAGAAATGGGTAGACAGCTCAATCAGTAAAACAGCGAACGCTCCAGCTGACTTCACGGTAGAAGAAACAAAAGCGCTGTACGAACTCGCCTTTGATCTTGGCTGCAAAGGGGTTACCATTTACCGTGATGGTAGCCGCGACGTGCAAGTTCTGACAACGAAAAAGGACGAGAAAGACAGCAAGAAAGATCCGGCAAAAGCCGAAAAAATCGCGCAGTCAACGGACCTTGACGAAGCAGCTCCGACGAAAGATTACCGTCGCCGCCCGCTTCGCCTCAAAGGCGCGACATACAAAATGAAAACACCGCTTGGCAAAGCGTATATTACGGTGAATGAAGCAGATGGCGCTCCGTTTGAAGTAATTGTAAATGTAGGAAAAGCGGGTAGTGACGTATTTGCGATGTCCGAAGCACTGGGTCGCGTATCGACACTGTTCCTTCGCTTCGGAGAACTGCCGGATGGCAACAAAGCCCGCCTGCTGATTAAGCATCTCAAAGGTATCGGTGGCTCCGGCGCAGTCGGCTTCGGTGCTAAGCGTGTCGATTCGATTCCAGATGCGGTAGCCAAAGCGATTGAATTCTATCTCGATGGAGATGATGACAGCGCACCGGTTGCTTCGGCAAGTGAAGCCACTTATACAGATGCGTCTGCGCTAGCAACTCCGGCAGCTAATACGCACAAGCATGACCGTGATGAAGACGGGGATGTGTACCGTGAAGGACTTGATTTGTGTCCAGAATGCGGTGCGGCAGCTCTCGTTGCGGAAGAGGGTTGCAAACATTGTGAAGCATGCGGCTACTCTCGTTGTTCATAAGAGGAGTTTTCGATAAGTAGCTGGATTTTCTGTGATTTTTCATTATAATGTTGATGAATAATTATTCAAAAAGGTGAAGACATACTTGTCTTCACCTTTTTATTAAGAATTTAATAATTGAGGGATTCTGTGATAGGTGCCAAATTATGAGCTGTTTATAGATAGCTACATAACTAAAATTGCTTTTTGTAGATACAAAACCAAGATTTGTCCTTTGTGCATGAAAAGGTATGGGAGTATTCTATATTTATGGTGTATCATACTCATTGTTGTTTATTCTTTTAAAATAGTAAAAAATATTTTCAATCTATAAATAATAGTGATACACTATGATAGGGTTATAATCGATACAGAAAAGGTGTGTGACTAGGTCGCACCTGGCGGCTTGCTGTAGCGCCTAAGCAGGAGCGCCTACATCCTTTCTGCAAATCTTAGGGTATAAAGGACGGTAAAAATGAGCAACAAACAAACTAGAACAGACGTTATCTTAATTGGTGCCGGAATCATGAGTGCCACTTTGGGGACACTTCTGAAAGAATTAGTACCGGACTGGGAAATTACAGTATTTGAGAAGCTCGCAAACGCAGGAGAGGAAAGCTCTAACGAATGGAATAATGCGGGAACGGGGCATGCGGCACTATGCGAGCTTAACTACACTGTCGAAAAACCGGACGGATCTATAGATATTAGCAAAGCTATAAAAATTAATGAACAGTTTCAGGTTTCAACGCAGTTTTGGTCTTATCTTGTAAACCGTAATCTGATACGTAATCCGCAGGACTTTATCATGCCATTGCCTCATATGAGTTTAGTACAAGGGGAACAAAATGTAACGTTTTTAAAGAAACGTTTTGAGGCGCTGTCAAACAATCCCCTATTCCAAGGGATGGAATTTTCCGATGACCCAGGAAAACTGATGGAATGGCTTCCGCTTATTATGAAAGAGCGGACATCGAATGAACCTATAGCGGCAACAAAAATCGATTCTGGAACTGATGTCAACTTTGGCGCTTTAACGCGCATGTTGTTTGACCACTTAAAGAGTAAAAACGTCGATATAAAATTCAAACATAATATTGATGATATTAAACGTACTAGCGATGGCTCGTGGGAATTGAAAGTGCGGAATGTCGATAGCGGTAAAGTCGAACGCCATACTGCAAAATTCGTCTTTATCGGAGGCGGGGGAGGAAGTCTGCATTTACTGCAACAATCTGGTATTCCTGAAGGAAAACACATTGGAGGATTCCCGGTAAGCGGACTATTTATGGTGTGTAACAATCCGGATGTTGTAGCGCAGCATCATGCAAAAGTATACGGCAAAGCTAAGGTTGGTGCTCCGCCAATGTCTGTTCCACATCTTGACACAAGATTTATCGACAACAAAAAATCGTTGCTCTTTGGACCGTTTGCTGGCTTCTCACCAAAGTTTTTAAAAACCGGTTCAATGTTTGATTTGTTAGGTACCGTAAAACCGAATAATGTCTTAACTATGTTGTCGGCAGGCGCAAAAAACGTTCCGTTGACAAAATACCTGATCGAGCAAGTTATGTTATCGAAAGAAAAACGCATGGAAGAGTTACGCGAGTTTATCCCGAACGCCAAAAGCGAGGATTGGGATATAGTGGTAGCTGGCCAACGTGTGCAAGTTATCAAAGATACTGCTGCCGGCAAAGGAACGCTTCAATTTGGTACGGAAGTTGTTAGTGCCGCTGATGGCTCGATAGCAGCATTGCTCGGCGCTTCTCCGGGTGCTTCTACCGCCGTTCACGTCATGCTTGAGGTAATAAAAAAATGCTTCCCGCAACATGTAAAAGCGTGGGAACCGAAAATAAAAGAAATGATTCCTTCTTATGGTATGTCACTAGTGGAAAACCCAGAGCTTATCGACGAAATTCATACTTCAACAGCGCAGACGCTTGGCTTAGAGGGTAAAAAACAGTACGCATACGCATAGAGACGATCCTTATTTGTCACGACCATGCCGGATACAGGGGAACACGGTTCTACTGTATGTTCAGATATTTCCTTACGCTTATATTTATTACGGAAACACTATGTTCATAGGAAGACAAATCAGCAATGCCATACCAGTAAAATTGGCAAATCTGGAATAACCGAAAAACCCGTATGTTAAAGGAAGCATAAATTGCCGTTTTGGCAAGTTTATGCTTCCTTTAGTTTTTTCATATATATTATATAAGATAAGCTGACTACATACCATGCATTCAATCTGGCTCTGCCAACGGTTTACCATTTCATTAAAGAGCTGAAAGGAAAGCAAAATGAAAAGCATATTATTGAAGTATTTAGCCAGATTCACAACACTTAACGAAGAAGAACAACAGGCAATCGTTGAAGATATACTAGTTCAAGAATATAAAAAAGGAACAATGCTCCTTAGACAAGGAGATGTCCCCACTAAATGTTATTTCGTATTGAAGGGATGTGTAAGGCAGTATTCGATAGATGAAACGGGAAAAGAAGTCACATCCAATTTCTACACAGAAGAGCAAGCGGTTTCGATTTTCAATCATCATAAACAAAATAAGTCATCCGCGTACACATTAACTTGTCTAGAAGACTGTATATTGGTTGTTGGTGATCTTGATGCCGAAAAGGACATGTTTCACAAATATTCACAATTAGAAACCATGACACGCAAGATGGTAGAAGAAAACCTGGGTGAGGTACAAGATGAATTGGCTTCATTTATCGCTTCTACACCTGAAGAACGCTACAAAGCACTAGTACGAAAAAGACCTCATCTAGTCAATCGTGTACCTCAACATCAATTGGCGAGTTATCTTGGTATTACCCCAGAGTCATTAAGTAGAATCAAGAAGCGGATCAATACAAGTGATTTTTAGAAAGGTTGTCATGTATTTTTGGGGAGTTTTCCTCCTCTGAACAGCAGCCATATTCCAAAGCCTAGTTCTCCTACAATCATTGGTATAGTAAATGCAAGATTAAGTACTGAAATTACCCCATCATATTGTGGAAGAAACGTTTTGCTTAGGTGAATGGTAATATAGCCTATTGAAGCAAGCAACAATAAAATGCTGATAACTTTAGGAATGCTGTCTGATTTGAAAGCCACATAGCCCACAATCAACAGATGCCCACCAAAAATGATCAAACCAATAGACCAAATAGATTCGAATGCTTCAAAAAATAGCATCATAAGTGCTTGAATTTGTTCGATTTTAAATGAGGATAAATAGTTTGTATGTCTCGAGAGAAGCAGCACAAATATCAAGTTCAGTATGGCAATTCCCAATATAGTCGTATAAGTAAGACGGAGCCATGCGCCGAGCAATGAAAGGCTTTTATTAATTGGCTCTAGAAACACATAGAAAGCCCAGGCGACCAGAATGTCAGTAATCATGATGATGACCCAACCAAAGATTTCACCTTTGAAAAGGTTATTTGATGACACGATGTTGTTATATGTGGCGCTGGCATCGCCTTGTACAACAAGGCTTCCATGAACAAAGCCATAGGAAAAAAATGCGGCAAGTGTCATGATGATAAGTGAAGTGCCAGCAGTTAAAGCAGATTTTCGCTGATATGATAGTTCTTTTACTGAGATAGCCATAAGATAACCTCCTATATTACATTATTGATTTTCATTATAGTAGGAGATCTATGACTGGTCATTAACTTAAGTCAAGAGTGCAATCATTATTTTGGTAAATAAAGGATATAAAAAATATAAGGAATAGTTAAAGTAGCTATTGTGGCTATCAGTTACTAACGATAGTCATTTTGTAGATGGGAATGGTCGTACTTCTGGCGCATTAGCAACATACACTTTATCTTTAAGAAGGATACGATTTAAGAGGCTTTAACTCAATGGAGTATACTGAAGAAACAGAGAGATGAATCACTGTTTAACTTATTACGGTGAGTATTACCATAAGCGATCGAAAGCGGAAGTTTGAATAAAGACGTTCATTAAGCAGCAAAACTACCTTAATGAACGTCTTTTCTTTTCAATTATTCACTTTCATACGATTGTCTATTTTTGATAATAGAAACGATTTTGGTTCTGTTGCATTAAAACTCCATCTATACCTTTTTAACAAATTCAGATTTTAATTTCATCGCTCCAAAACCATCAATTTTGCAATCAATATCATGATCTCCATCAACCAAACGTATGTTTTTTACTTTTGTACCTATCTTTACGACTGATGAACTTCCTTTTACTTTGAGGTCTTTGATTACTGTTACAGAATCACCATCGTTTAAGACATTTCCATTTGCATCTTTGATGATCTTTTTATCTTCACTATTTTCCGTTTCTAATTCTAACGTCCACTCATGAGCACATTCTGGGCAAATCAAAAGACTCCCATCTTCGTACGTGTATTCTGAGTTACATTTTGGGCAATTTGGCAAATTAGACATCGTTTCATTTCCTCCATTCGTCAATGTTAATTCTAATCTATTCATTATACTAAAGTCCATTTTTTAATTTTTATCGTGATGTATAGCGTTCTAGAGTAGCTTTTCCTTTCGCAATGCGATCGTGATCGTTGTCCTTGTCCCATAGGAACTTTCGACTTGCAGACGGCACTGATAGAAAGTTTGTAATCGTTTGTCCACACTTCTAAGCCCGACCCCTTTGTACTGACCTGAAACGATTTCTTTCATGCGAGATTCCGCGATTCCGACTCCATCATCTGCAACGGTAATATAAATCATATCTGTTGTCTGATAGACAGAGAGTGTAATCGTTCCACCCGAAAGTTTCGGGGCAATGCCATGCCGGACTGCGTTTTCAACGAGCGGTTGAATCGTAAGTGGAGGTAATAAACAAGCAATCTCCTCATCGATCTCGAACATAACACGTAGTCGCGTCGAATAGCGTACTTGCTCGATTCCAAGGTAAGCTCGTACAAGTTCAAGTTCCCGAGTGAGCGGAATAAGTCGTTCCTGGTTATAGAAGTCAAACTTGGCCCGCAAATAATAAGTAAGATCATTAATGATATCGCGCATTTTCTCTACATCCTTGTAGGAAAGAGATACGATTGTATTCAGTGTATTATATAAGAAATGCGGGGTAATCTGTGCCTGCAAAAAGTCCAATTCATGCTGCAAGGCTTCCTGGACAGATTTTTTCATCAGGAGCAATGATTCCACTCGTGCTTTCAACTCGGGAAGCTTAACAGGCTTCTGCAAGAAGTCATTAGCTCCAGCCTCAAAAGAAGCGACAATGTCGCCGATTTGTCCTGCCGCAGTTAGGATAAGAACTGGAATCTCAGTGAGCGTATGCGTGCTACGGATCGTGCGGCATACGTCCAACCCGGATATGCGAGGCATCATTAAATCAAGAATAACCAGATCAATCATCGGATGACTATGAATCATGTCCAATGCCTCTTGACCATTTTTGGCTGCAATGACGGAATAGCCCATAGAGTCAAGAGCGCCCAGCAGCACTTTTAGGTTTGATTCGGATAAAACTCCCATTCCCCCTTAAGAGGAACAGCTCCATCTTTCGTGAAATCCCATGTGGATAAATCGAGCAATCCATGATGTGCCTGCGGAGATGTCTCGTGATTGAATTTATCAATCATCCGCCATGTTCCATAAAAAATCCCAATGAAAGCAAGGGTACAAAGAAAAAAAGTGATCAGTCGTGTCTTCATGTATGCACCTCAATCAGATATAAACAAATAGCTATAGTACGGTAATTGTATCATGGACACCGGCTCGTGAATAAGAGTGATTCACCCTATAATCCCATACACAGGGCACGAAATTAAGCATTCAACAGGCTGCTCTGTGCTATGTATAGTTGTTCTATATAGTACGCATTACTAAATATGCAGTAAAGAGGGGATGCGTCTCATCTTACCGAGTGATTTTATGTATAACTGAGGTGATATCGTTTATGGGAAAAATAAGGGTACATGACGGTTCT
It contains:
- a CDS encoding malate:quinone oxidoreductase → MSNKQTRTDVILIGAGIMSATLGTLLKELVPDWEITVFEKLANAGEESSNEWNNAGTGHAALCELNYTVEKPDGSIDISKAIKINEQFQVSTQFWSYLVNRNLIRNPQDFIMPLPHMSLVQGEQNVTFLKKRFEALSNNPLFQGMEFSDDPGKLMEWLPLIMKERTSNEPIAATKIDSGTDVNFGALTRMLFDHLKSKNVDIKFKHNIDDIKRTSDGSWELKVRNVDSGKVERHTAKFVFIGGGGGSLHLLQQSGIPEGKHIGGFPVSGLFMVCNNPDVVAQHHAKVYGKAKVGAPPMSVPHLDTRFIDNKKSLLFGPFAGFSPKFLKTGSMFDLLGTVKPNNVLTMLSAGAKNVPLTKYLIEQVMLSKEKRMEELREFIPNAKSEDWDIVVAGQRVQVIKDTAAGKGTLQFGTEVVSAADGSIAALLGASPGASTAVHVMLEVIKKCFPQHVKAWEPKIKEMIPSYGMSLVENPELIDEIHTSTAQTLGLEGKKQYAYA
- a CDS encoding Crp/Fnr family transcriptional regulator; the protein is MKSILLKYLARFTTLNEEEQQAIVEDILVQEYKKGTMLLRQGDVPTKCYFVLKGCVRQYSIDETGKEVTSNFYTEEQAVSIFNHHKQNKSSAYTLTCLEDCILVVGDLDAEKDMFHKYSQLETMTRKMVEENLGEVQDELASFIASTPEERYKALVRKRPHLVNRVPQHQLASYLGITPESLSRIKKRINTSDF
- a CDS encoding DUF4386 domain-containing protein translates to MAISVKELSYQRKSALTAGTSLIIMTLAAFFSYGFVHGSLVVQGDASATYNNIVSSNNLFKGEIFGWVIIMITDILVAWAFYVFLEPINKSLSLLGAWLRLTYTTILGIAILNLIFVLLLSRHTNYLSSFKIEQIQALMMLFFEAFESIWSIGLIIFGGHLLIVGYVAFKSDSIPKVISILLLLASIGYITIHLSKTFLPQYDGVISVLNLAFTIPMIVGELGFGIWLLFRGGKLPKNT
- a CDS encoding zinc ribbon domain-containing protein YjdM; this translates as MSNLPNCPKCNSEYTYEDGSLLICPECAHEWTLELETENSEDKKIIKDANGNVLNDGDSVTVIKDLKVKGSSSVVKIGTKVKNIRLVDGDHDIDCKIDGFGAMKLKSEFVKKV
- a CDS encoding response regulator — translated: MGVLSESNLKVLLGALDSMGYSVIAAKNGQEALDMIHSHPMIDLVILDLMMPRISGLDVCRTIRSTHTLTEIPVLILTAAGQIGDIVASFEAGANDFLQKPVKLPELKARVESLLLMKKSVQEALQHELDFLQAQITPHFLYNTLNTIVSLSYKDVEKMRDIINDLTYYLRAKFDFYNQERLIPLTRELELVRAYLGIEQVRYSTRLRVMFEIDEEIACLLPPLTIQPLVENAVRHGIAPKLSGGTITLSVYQTTDMIYITVADDGVGIAESRMKEIVSGQYKGVGLRSVDKRLQTFYQCRLQVESSYGTRTTITIALRKEKLL